ATGCGATTTAAAATTCGTGTCTGCCgccattatatataattaccacattataatgtatatggTTGCCCATAAGTGCTACCACCCACATGGCGGGATGTGTAAAGGCCATTACACATCCACGTGCTATGACCACGGAGTAAAAGGCTGCATTATCTTGACGATTATGTTTTCAGTGGGATCCTTAGCCTGGTAAATAATGGCGTCAAACTCAGTGGTGTGCTTCATCAAGTAAAAGAAACATATAAGCAAAAAGAATACAACAGCCCATATAATGCTGTATAACATAAGGTACTTGTAAAGGTCACTGGAAGTTGCAGCATCGATAAATGCATCCAAAGATTCCGGAATTTTACCAAGGCATCCACGAAGTTCGCCTCTTGACCAGTCAACGTCTGCGTGGAGTATAAAGTCAACCCGTTAAACCCACCTCTACCTGATAATACCTCATTAAAAGCATTACATACAGCTGGATCAGCTACCGAGCAAGGCAATCGTGAAGTGTTTTCCACTAGAGCCAGTAACATAAGACGCTTGCTGAGGAGATATTGTGGACTGTTGCACTCACGGATTTCCTTGTGTAAACCACTGGTCATGGTCAATGTGCACGGCACATTACCCCGTACAATGAGCCTGCAGTTACGCACAGCGTTCACAGCAGCTTCATTGAAACGATTCTCACACCATTGACGTGAATTGGCAAACATCCATATCATAGAAGATGaatgaaatataatagTTATAGCCATAAGAGCAGCCATCACCCAAGGTAACCACTTTATACTGCATCCTAGCATAGTCATAAGCCGCTCAGTGGTCATTGAGTCACTGATTATCACATTAGAGAACATGTTACAAACACGAGCCATAAATATAGCCATAATCAGAACGACACCTAAGGgatatgataaatatatccTATAACTTACCTATAAGAAGCATCTGCATGGTAATATACCAGGTGATCATACGGATGCTACGTGCTGAACATGAGTAACTTATGAAGAATGAGAATTTGGTAATCAGATAGTGAAATGTAAACGTCAATACCAACCCTGTATAGATTTAAGAGTATCAAAGGAACCCTTTACCTGCCACAAGAGCAACGCTCATCCCCGTATAGTAGTACGAAGCTCTCCATAGGTACCTGCGACGCTGCCATCGGAACCTAATAGACTCTATATGGCGATTTATACATCCacatatattcatggtGTAAATATATGGATACACAGACCTAGGCACAGCCTTATAAGTCAAATGTGTACGAggtaatatatgtaaaatcCAGGTTTTTCGACACACAGTGTCTGTCCGATTGGCCGCTAACAGCGGCCTTTATGGTCGCACATCCAATTTTCCCCgagtatatatcaaatattaGGTCTTAAAAGTGCCTGCATAGTGTTACATGGGTAGTTTCAGCGCACTTTGGTAGGGTGTACCGTGGACGTGCAAATAGCACGGGGAGATCTAGTTGCCATGAAATGTTTCCCAGTAATTGAATACATGACATAGGCTAACAGATGCCcatattttataatgtACCAGATTATAGTGCCTATATTGTTATAGTAACAACTACATTGCCTGTCTTGTTCGAGGTAAATGGATAGACATGTTTGGCCGTTCTCTAGACGCGGTATACGGAGACACATTCCATGGCAACTGGAACTTATTGATACCGGAGCATCGTCAGAATCTGATGATGACCCCCAAGATTCTAAGTCCGTGGACGGAAAAATATGGAAGCATAAAACCAAAAGAAGAGCTGTTGTACACAATAAACCTGGGTTTCCGGTGTCCAATACATCCAATGTATCAGTATTCCTAGACATACCGACCAAAAGCACTACTCAGGGAGTAGATAGATCCATAAAGGCAGCGTCGCCTCGACATGGTATCAAGGTGCCGCTGCAGCAATATGCAGTCACCAAGAGTGAAACTTTGGAGTACCTCCGCGAACACTGGATGGCGCTACTCACCGCGCCGTGGCCTAGTGATGTAGCAGCGGTCACCGATGTGTTGGCGGAGGCCAACTCATTAATAGGGATACAGAGCCGCTGGTTCAGCAACTATGAGTGTAAGTCTAACTGATAATTGAACACAATCCTCAGGCACTTTGCTATTCCGCGACTTATCCCAAAGTATTAACGCCCAAGGACTACTGGACCTCGTATTACGTTGGTGGTTCTGTGCCCGGTATGGAGTTCACCTATCGCAATATCCACATTTGGGTATGTTGGAACGCCATTGTTAATTATGCCCAGGTAATCAACCCGTACTGCATAACGCCGCTATTGGTACTATGCTGGATTTCCACACGCATACACAAATTGTGCTGGCACTACTCAGTATACATGGGATGGAACTTGGTAACTTCAATCACGAGCGAAATGGTTTGAAAAATACCGAAGCTATTCCCAATTCTACCCAAAACTGGACAAGTGGTTATCTACCTCTTTTCGAAAGTCTACTGATTCAGAAGGGGGATTTTGATAACATATCTAGCGTGGATGCTAGGAGTTGTAACTCACTGCTGCTTAAAATGCTGCCCATGCTACGGCACAGTTGCAAGGAGTCCATATGCACCAATGCTGTCAAATTTGTATCAAAGGTTAGTAAAGCTGCAGTGGACCTGGATCCTGGAATCTCAGTTGAACGAGTAGATTCTGGAGGCACTATTGAATCGGATATGAACGATATATGGAATGCATTAATAAGATGTCACAAGGATACAATGACATTGGCGTGGCATTGTGATTGCAGTAAGCTAATGTGCTCATTGTTGTTGGACTTGCTTTCTAGAGGTATTGAGTACATATGTCCGTACCTAGTGGACCAGAATGAAAAGGACAGCTGCCGTTATACCGCAGAGGAAGCTCTACACAAACCAGATTCTATAGACCTGATAAAGCGCTTAATAGGTTTCTATGCATTATGGACTCAGTCCAAAGGGCACCCGTTCTTAACAAGTAGGGACCTTGATGGCTCCCCTGAGGGAGCATCAACAATGTTATTGAACGATTGCACTAGCATGTGTAACGAGGTTGAATTTAACCCTGGAGTTGAAATAAAACGAGAAGAAAATGGTGATACA
This is a stretch of genomic DNA from Babesia bovis T2Bo chromosome 1, whole genome shotgun sequence. It encodes these proteins:
- a CDS encoding putative integral membrane protein gives rise to the protein MNICGCINRHIESIRFRWQRRRYLWRASYYYTGMSVALVAGLVLTFTFHYLITKFSFFISYSCSARSIRMITWYITMQMLLIGVVLIMAIFMARVCNMFSNVIISDSMTTERLMTMLGCSIKWLPWVMAALMAITIIFHSSSMIWMFANSRQWCENRFNEAAVNAVRNCRLIVRGNVPCTLTMTSGLHKEIRECNSPQYLLSKRLMLLALVENTSRLPCSVADPAVCNAFNEVLSGRDVDWSRGELRGCLGKIPESLDAFIDAATSSDLYKYLMLYSIIWAVVFFLLICFFYLMKHTTEFDAIIYQAKDPTENIIVKIMQPFTPWS